Proteins encoded together in one Mobula hypostoma chromosome 9, sMobHyp1.1, whole genome shotgun sequence window:
- the LOC134352253 gene encoding keratin-associated protein 16-1-like: MSLRKQSPVVCESVSLPESRCLRVRQTTRIPLSASPTVCESVRLPGSRCLRVRRTTGVPLSASPSDYQSPVVCESVRLPESHCLRVRQNTRVLLSASPSDYRGPAVCESVRLPESSCLRVRETTRVQLSASPVVCESVVCESVRLPESCCQRVRQTTRVPLCASPSDYQSPTVCESVRLPESHCLRVCQTTRVLLSASLSDYQNPAVCESVRLPESCCLRVRQTTRVPQSASPSDYQSPTECESIRLPESHCLRVRQTTRVPLNASPSDYQSPTVCESVRLPESRCLRVRQTTGVPLSASPSDYPSPAVCESVRLPESSCL; the protein is encoded by the coding sequence ATGTCATTGAGGAAGCAGAGTCCAGTTGTCTGCGAGTCCGTGAGCCTACCAGAGTCCCGTTGTCTGCGAGTCCGTCAGACTACCAGAATCCCACTGTCTGCGAGTCCCACTGTCTGCGAGTCCGTCAGACTACCGGGGTCCCGCTGTCTGAGAGTCCGTCGGACTACCGGAGTCCCGTTGTCTGCGAGTCCGTCAGACTACCAGAGTCCCGTTGTCTGCGAGTCCGTCAGACTACCAGAATCCCACTGTCTGCGAGTCCGTCAGAATACCAGAGTCCTGCTGTCTGCGAGTCCGTCAGACTACCGGGGTCCCGCTGTCTGCGAGTCAGTCAGACTACCCGAGTCCAGTTGTCTGCGAGTCCGTGAGACTACCCGAGTCCAGTTGTCTGCGAGTCCCGTTGTCTGCGAGTCCGTCGTCTGCGAGTCCGTCAGACTACCAGAGTCCTGCTGTCAGCGAGTCCGTCAGACTACCAGAGTCCCATTGTGTGCGAGTCCGTCAGACTACCAGAGTCCTACTGTCTGCGAGTCCGTCAGACTACCAGAGTCCCATTGTCTGCGAGTCTGTCAGACTACCCGAGTCCTGCTGTCAGCGAGTCTGTCAGACTACCAGAATCCCGCTGTCTGCGAGTCCGTCAGACTACCAGAGTCCTGCTGTCTGCGAGTCCGTCAGACTACCCGAGTCCCGCAGTCTGCGAGTCCGTCAGACTACCAGAGTCCCACTGAATGCGAGTCCATCAGACTACCAGAGTCCCACTGTCTGCGAGTCCGTCAGACTACCAGAGTCCCACTGAATGCGAGTCCATCAGACTACCAGAGTCCCACTGTCTGCGAGTCCGTCAGACTACCAGAGTCCCGCTGTCTGCGAGTCCGTCAGACTACCGGAGTCCCGCTGTCTGCGAGTCCGTCAGACTACCCGAGTCCCGCTGTCTGCGAGTCCGTCAGACTACCAGAGTCCAGTTGTCTGTGA